In a single window of the Ancylobacter polymorphus genome:
- a CDS encoding alpha/beta fold hydrolase, whose product MPDAPFPDPLAFARATQHAAQESWRAAQARTLDLFGYGLAEHPYEIVAETPLWRLRHYRGDTAPQGPPALMVPAPIKRAYVWDLAPGVSVVGTGLAHGLDVHLVEWRPPVAGGAPHGLEDYARAVRTAAEAVAARGAGVPVVLGHSLGGTLAALAAALEPAPFRALVLLAAPLSFAPGSSAFRDAVALREDHTPEDGLVPGAQLGQACALLAPGTFIWHRWLDGALSLGDPAALALHLRLTRWALDEVPLAGKLVHEMVEWLYREDRFTAGRLEMGGRVIGPQTLRLPALAAVSTADEIGPRAAVAPFFAHMAAGSTEIIEHPAEIGVGLQHLAILAGRQAHRQVWPRIAAWIAARA is encoded by the coding sequence ATGCCCGATGCGCCGTTCCCCGACCCGCTCGCCTTCGCCCGGGCGACGCAGCACGCGGCGCAGGAGAGCTGGCGCGCGGCGCAGGCCCGCACGCTCGACCTGTTCGGCTACGGCCTCGCCGAGCACCCCTATGAGATCGTGGCGGAGACCCCGCTCTGGCGATTGCGGCACTACCGGGGAGACACCGCACCCCAGGGCCCGCCGGCGCTGATGGTGCCCGCGCCGATCAAGCGCGCCTATGTCTGGGACCTCGCGCCTGGGGTGAGCGTCGTTGGTACCGGGCTCGCCCATGGGCTCGACGTGCATCTGGTGGAATGGCGACCGCCCGTGGCCGGCGGGGCGCCGCACGGGCTGGAAGACTATGCCCGCGCCGTGCGGACGGCGGCGGAAGCGGTGGCGGCGCGCGGCGCGGGTGTGCCGGTGGTGCTCGGCCATTCGCTCGGCGGCACGCTGGCGGCGCTGGCGGCGGCGCTGGAACCGGCGCCTTTCCGCGCGCTGGTGCTGCTCGCCGCGCCGCTGAGCTTCGCGCCGGGCTCCAGCGCTTTTCGTGACGCGGTGGCCCTGCGCGAAGACCACACGCCGGAAGACGGCCTCGTGCCCGGCGCGCAGCTGGGACAGGCCTGCGCTCTGCTCGCGCCCGGCACCTTTATCTGGCACCGCTGGCTGGACGGCGCGCTGAGCCTCGGCGATCCGGCGGCGCTCGCCCTGCATCTGCGCCTCACCCGCTGGGCGCTGGACGAGGTGCCGCTGGCCGGCAAGCTCGTGCACGAGATGGTGGAATGGCTCTACCGCGAGGACCGCTTCACCGCCGGGCGGCTGGAAATGGGCGGCCGGGTCATCGGCCCGCAGACGCTGCGCCTGCCGGCGCTGGCGGCGGTGAGCACCGCCGACGAAATCGGCCCGCGCGCGGCGGTGGCGCCGTTCTTCGCCCATATGGCGGCGGGCAGCACGGAGATCATCGAGCACCCGGCCGAGATCGGCGTCGGGTTGCAGCACCTCGCCATTCTCGCCGGGCGGCAGGCGCACCGGCAGGTGTGGCCGCGCATCGCGGCCTGGATCGCCGCCCGCGCCTGA
- a CDS encoding fumarylacetoacetate hydrolase family protein has product MKLVRYGESGRERPGLIDADGVLRDLSTLVADIEGKVLVPESLARLRDLDTSELPAVEGAPRLGPCVGAVGKFVCIGLNYLDHAEEAGMPIPAEPVIFLKPTSCISGPNDAVEIPRGATKTDWEIELGIIIGKPAKYVAVEDAYDHVAGYCIVNDVSERSFQLERGGTWDKGKGCDTFGPIGPWLVTTDEIPDPQALDMWLEVDGVRRQTGSTRTMIFDVPTLVSYVSQFMSLQPGDIISTGTPPGVGLGMKPPVYLSPGQTMHLSITGLGDQRQTTVAAG; this is encoded by the coding sequence ATGAAGCTGGTGCGCTATGGCGAGAGCGGGCGCGAGCGCCCCGGCCTGATCGACGCGGACGGCGTGCTGCGCGATCTCTCGACTCTGGTGGCCGATATCGAGGGCAAGGTGCTGGTGCCGGAAAGCCTCGCCCGGCTGCGCGACCTCGACACGTCCGAACTTCCCGCCGTCGAAGGCGCCCCGCGCCTCGGGCCCTGCGTCGGCGCGGTCGGCAAATTCGTCTGCATCGGCCTCAATTATCTCGACCATGCCGAAGAGGCCGGCATGCCGATCCCCGCCGAGCCGGTGATCTTTCTCAAGCCCACCAGCTGCATCAGCGGGCCGAACGACGCGGTGGAGATTCCGCGCGGCGCGACCAAGACCGATTGGGAGATCGAGCTCGGCATCATTATCGGCAAGCCGGCTAAATATGTGGCGGTCGAAGACGCCTATGACCATGTCGCGGGTTACTGCATCGTCAATGACGTGTCCGAGCGCTCCTTCCAGCTGGAGCGCGGCGGCACCTGGGACAAGGGCAAGGGTTGCGACACCTTCGGCCCCATCGGTCCCTGGCTGGTGACCACGGACGAGATCCCCGATCCGCAGGCGCTCGACATGTGGCTGGAGGTGGACGGGGTGCGCCGGCAGACCGGCTCCACCCGCACCATGATTTTCGACGTGCCGACGCTGGTGTCCTATGTCAGCCAGTTCATGAGCCTGCAGCCGGGCGACATCATCTCCACCGGCACGCCGCCGGGCGTCGGCCTCGGCATGAAGCCGCCGGTCTACCTCAGTCCCGGACAGACGATGCACCTGTCCATCACCGGGCTCGGCGACCAGCGCCAGACCACCGTCGCGGCGGGGTGA
- a CDS encoding LOG family protein, protein MTDDTTPHSYRLAALDQDFILGDSMRGVRFLLEYAKPEEELRRWRIRSTLVVFGSARVRADGPGRQPFLYEQARAFGRLASQRGGALDVAEGGYRDNVIATGGGPGIMEAANRGAYEVAAPSIGFNITLPHEQVPNPYTTPQLTFRFHYFAMRKMHLAMRANALVVFPGGFGTLDELFEILNLQITGKAPAVTVVLFDEAYWRSVVNFQALVDEGMVSAAEVASLRFADTAEDIWTQLVEGGLKLPAR, encoded by the coding sequence ATGACCGACGACACCACCCCGCACAGCTACCGCCTCGCCGCGCTCGACCAGGATTTCATCCTCGGCGATTCCATGCGCGGCGTGCGCTTCCTGCTGGAATACGCCAAGCCGGAGGAAGAGCTGCGGCGCTGGCGCATCCGCTCCACCCTCGTCGTTTTCGGCTCCGCCCGCGTGCGCGCGGATGGGCCGGGCCGCCAGCCCTTCCTCTATGAGCAGGCGCGCGCCTTTGGCCGCCTCGCCTCCCAGCGCGGCGGCGCGCTCGATGTGGCGGAAGGCGGCTACCGCGACAATGTCATCGCCACTGGCGGCGGGCCGGGAATCATGGAAGCCGCCAATCGCGGTGCCTATGAGGTGGCGGCGCCGAGCATCGGCTTCAACATCACCCTGCCGCATGAGCAGGTGCCGAACCCCTACACCACGCCGCAGCTGACCTTCCGCTTCCACTATTTCGCCATGCGCAAGATGCACCTCGCCATGCGCGCCAATGCGCTGGTGGTGTTTCCCGGCGGCTTCGGCACGCTGGACGAGCTGTTCGAAATCCTCAACCTGCAGATAACAGGCAAGGCCCCGGCCGTGACGGTGGTGCTGTTCGACGAGGCCTATTGGCGCTCCGTGGTCAATTTCCAGGCGCTGGTCGACGAGGGCATGGTGAGCGCGGCGGAAGTGGCGAGCCTGCGCTTTGCCGACACGGCGGAAGACATCTGGACCCAGCTTGTCGAGGGCGGGCTGAAGCTGCCCGCCCGCTGA
- a CDS encoding ABC transporter substrate-binding protein, whose product MLPTMSRGRLLLAASAMALIAFAAPVRADEAAAKKWIDSEFQPSTLSKDEQMKEMEWFIKAAEPFKGMEINVVSETITTHEYEAKVLAKAFSEITGIKLTHDLIQEGDVVEKIQTQMQSGKNIYDAWVNDSDLIGTHFRYKQAVPLTDWMSGEGKDVTSPTLDLADFIGISFTTAPDGKVYQLPDQQFANLYWFRYDWFTNPDIKAKFKAKYGYELGVPLNWSAYEDIAEFFTNDVKEINGVKVYGNMDYGKKDPSLGWRFTDAWLSMAGNGDRGLPNGKPVDEWGIRMEGCRPTGSTVERGGDTNGPAAVYSIVKYIEWLKKYTPPQAAGMTFSEAGPVPAQGNIAQQMFWYTAFTADMVKEGLPVMNADGTPKWRMAPSPKGAYWKDGMKLGYQDVGSWTLLKSTPVDRRKAAWLYAQFVTSKTVSLKKSHVGLTFIRESDIWDKSFTERAPKLGGLIEFYRSPARVQWSPTGANVPDYPKLAQLWWQAIGDASSGAKTPQAAMDSLAQAQESVMERLERSGVQGECGPKLNAKQPMEYWVKLAKESGNLAPQPKLANEKPQGETIDYDTLINSWPATPPNKN is encoded by the coding sequence ATGTTGCCGACAATGAGCCGAGGCCGGCTTCTGCTGGCCGCCAGCGCCATGGCGCTGATCGCCTTCGCCGCGCCCGTGCGCGCGGACGAGGCCGCCGCCAAGAAGTGGATCGACAGCGAATTCCAGCCCTCCACGCTCTCCAAGGACGAGCAGATGAAGGAGATGGAATGGTTCATCAAGGCTGCCGAACCGTTCAAGGGCATGGAGATCAACGTCGTCTCCGAGACCATCACCACTCATGAATATGAGGCGAAGGTCCTCGCCAAGGCGTTCTCCGAAATCACCGGGATCAAGCTCACCCACGACCTGATCCAGGAAGGTGACGTGGTCGAGAAGATCCAGACGCAGATGCAGTCGGGCAAGAACATCTACGATGCGTGGGTGAACGATTCCGACCTCATCGGCACGCATTTCCGCTACAAGCAGGCCGTGCCGCTGACCGACTGGATGTCCGGCGAAGGCAAGGACGTGACCTCCCCCACGCTCGACCTCGCGGACTTCATCGGCATCTCCTTCACCACCGCGCCGGATGGCAAGGTGTACCAGCTCCCGGACCAGCAGTTCGCGAACCTCTACTGGTTCCGCTACGACTGGTTCACCAACCCGGACATCAAGGCCAAGTTCAAGGCCAAGTATGGCTACGAGCTCGGCGTGCCCCTGAACTGGTCCGCCTATGAGGACATCGCCGAGTTCTTCACCAACGACGTGAAGGAAATCAACGGCGTGAAGGTCTATGGCAACATGGACTACGGCAAGAAGGACCCCTCGCTCGGCTGGCGCTTCACCGATGCGTGGCTCTCCATGGCCGGCAACGGCGACCGGGGCCTGCCCAACGGCAAGCCTGTCGACGAATGGGGCATCCGCATGGAAGGCTGCCGCCCCACCGGCTCGACCGTCGAGCGCGGTGGCGACACCAACGGCCCCGCGGCCGTCTACTCCATCGTCAAGTATATCGAGTGGCTGAAGAAGTACACGCCGCCGCAGGCCGCCGGCATGACCTTCTCCGAAGCCGGCCCGGTGCCCGCCCAGGGCAACATCGCGCAGCAGATGTTCTGGTACACCGCCTTCACCGCCGACATGGTGAAGGAAGGCCTGCCCGTCATGAACGCCGACGGCACGCCGAAGTGGCGCATGGCCCCCTCGCCGAAGGGCGCCTACTGGAAGGATGGCATGAAGCTCGGCTACCAGGACGTCGGTTCCTGGACCCTGCTGAAGTCCACTCCGGTCGACCGTCGCAAGGCGGCCTGGCTCTATGCCCAGTTCGTCACCTCCAAGACCGTCTCGCTGAAGAAGAGCCATGTCGGCCTCACCTTCATCCGCGAGAGCGACATCTGGGACAAGAGCTTCACCGAACGCGCGCCCAAGCTCGGCGGTCTGATCGAGTTCTATCGCTCCCCGGCCCGCGTGCAGTGGTCGCCCACCGGCGCCAATGTCCCGGACTATCCGAAGCTTGCCCAGCTCTGGTGGCAGGCCATCGGTGACGCCTCCTCCGGCGCCAAGACCCCGCAGGCGGCCATGGACTCGCTCGCCCAGGCGCAGGAATCGGTGATGGAGCGTCTGGAGCGTTCCGGCGTGCAGGGCGAATGCGGCCCGAAGCTGAACGCGAAGCAGCCGATGGAATACTGGGTGAAGCTCGCCAAGGAATCCGGCAACCTCGCTCCGCAGCCCAAGCTCGCCAACGAGAAGCCCCAGGGCGAGACCATCGACTATGACACCCTGATCAACTCCTGGCCGGCCACCCCGCCGAACAAGAACTGA
- the glpK gene encoding glycerol kinase GlpK, with protein MTTHLLAIDQGTTSSRAILFRPDTSIAAQAQQEFPQHFPASGWVEHEAEDLWQTTLATCRAVMEQAGLTAADIAAIGITNQRETTVVWDRKTGAAIHRAIVWQDRRTAELCAKLKAEGHEALVRERTGLILDPYFSGTKIGWILDHVPGARARAERGELAFGTVDSWLLWKLTDGAVHATDATNAARTLLFNIHTGGWDDDLLALLRVPRSMLPQVKDCAADFGTTAPRLLGGAIAIGGIAGDQQAATVGQACFQPGMIKSTYGTGCFALLNTGTTAVVSENRLLTTIAYQLGGKRTYALEGSIFVAGAAVQWLRDGLGIINNSAESEALADAADPAQQVYLVPAFVGLGAPHWNPDVRGAMFGLTRNSGPAEFCLAALESVCYQTADLIAAMNADWARSGAGGHRTPVLRVDGGMVASNFAMQRLADLLAAPVDRPVIRETTALGAAYLAGHQAGIMPAPGRFADSWRLDHRFDPVMPAETREAKLAGWRDAVRRLTLP; from the coding sequence GTGACAACCCATCTTCTCGCGATCGACCAGGGGACGACCTCCTCGCGTGCCATCCTGTTCCGGCCGGACACCTCCATCGCGGCACAGGCGCAGCAGGAGTTTCCGCAGCATTTCCCCGCTTCCGGCTGGGTCGAGCATGAGGCGGAAGACCTGTGGCAGACGACGCTCGCCACCTGCCGCGCGGTCATGGAACAGGCCGGCCTCACCGCCGCCGACATCGCCGCCATCGGCATCACCAATCAGCGCGAAACCACCGTGGTGTGGGATCGCAAGACCGGCGCGGCCATCCACCGCGCCATCGTCTGGCAGGACCGCCGCACCGCCGAACTCTGCGCGAAGCTGAAGGCGGAAGGTCATGAGGCGCTGGTGCGCGAGCGCACCGGGCTGATCCTCGATCCCTATTTCTCCGGCACCAAGATCGGCTGGATTCTCGACCATGTGCCGGGCGCGCGCGCCCGCGCCGAGCGCGGCGAACTCGCCTTCGGCACGGTGGACAGCTGGCTGCTGTGGAAGCTCACGGATGGTGCGGTGCATGCCACCGACGCCACCAATGCCGCCCGCACCCTGCTGTTCAACATCCACACCGGTGGCTGGGACGACGACCTGCTGGCGCTTCTGCGCGTGCCGCGCTCCATGTTGCCGCAGGTGAAGGACTGTGCCGCCGATTTCGGCACCACGGCCCCTCGTCTGCTCGGCGGCGCCATCGCCATTGGCGGCATTGCCGGCGACCAGCAGGCGGCCACCGTCGGCCAGGCCTGCTTCCAGCCGGGCATGATCAAATCGACCTACGGCACAGGCTGCTTCGCCCTGCTCAATACCGGGACCACCGCCGTCGTCTCGGAGAACCGGCTGCTCACCACCATCGCCTATCAGCTCGGTGGCAAGCGGACCTATGCGCTCGAAGGCTCGATCTTCGTCGCCGGCGCGGCGGTACAGTGGCTGCGGGACGGGCTCGGCATCATCAATAACTCGGCCGAGAGCGAAGCGCTGGCCGATGCCGCCGATCCGGCCCAGCAGGTCTATCTCGTGCCGGCCTTTGTCGGCCTCGGCGCGCCGCACTGGAACCCCGATGTGCGCGGCGCGATGTTCGGCCTCACCCGCAATTCCGGGCCCGCCGAATTCTGCCTCGCGGCGCTGGAGAGCGTCTGTTACCAGACCGCCGATCTCATCGCCGCGATGAATGCCGACTGGGCGCGCTCGGGGGCCGGCGGCCATCGCACGCCGGTGTTGCGTGTCGATGGCGGGATGGTGGCCTCCAACTTCGCCATGCAGCGCCTAGCCGATCTGCTCGCCGCGCCGGTCGACCGGCCGGTGATTCGCGAAACGACGGCCCTCGGCGCCGCCTATCTCGCCGGGCACCAGGCCGGCATCATGCCGGCGCCGGGGCGCTTCGCCGATTCCTGGCGGCTCGACCACCGCTTCGATCCGGTCATGCCGGCCGAGACGCGTGAGGCCAAGCTCGCCGGCTGGCGCGACGCCGTGCGCCGTCTCACCCTGCCCTGA
- a CDS encoding propanediol/glycerol family dehydratase large subunit — MTDMPPKAEPQSSNRWRRFAEWDERPLRYDLFAAENPEAGFSVFRSPYDPAPSLSIEGGRVTVMDGKAEADFDILDAFIAAHHIDPVMAETAMAMDPGEIARRLVDINVPRQELEALARGLTPARLAEVVGRLSALEIAFAYSKMRQRQTPGNQAHVTNAKDDPLQLAADAAVAVALGFDEIETTMRVSSNSWANALACTVGAAVGRGGVLFQCSIEEAEELQIGLAGLASYAETVSVYGTERAFIDGDDTPWSKALLTAAYASRGIKARCTSGAAAELLMGFHEQRSLLYLEARCLCLQRAMGVQGTQNGGIDGAPLTASMAGGVRELMAENLIAVWLGLECASGNDCRTSESEIRVGAKITPYLLAGSDLICSGFGSIKKYDNSFNPSLFNGEEIEDYLLLQRDFQTDGGLTPVEEDQVLGLRVRAVEALAAVMDELGLGTVPRARMMSVVFASGSEETQSYSAGEVTPISAAIKARGITALDVVRALARRGYTEEAENLLLMLRQRISGDYLQTSALVRDGRVLSAINDPNDYRGPGTGYRMPEPRWQAVQGIRNVLTRERVLAAENVVGEAVGQAAGEADWLVPAGVAAKGSDPHEVVIGVSPAFARQLHQTTAGHALADVVAALVGGIEAGGGTARLVRMMHTADTSFLGLAAARLSGSGFGIGIQAKGTTVLHQADRMPHMNLELFSNAPLTGLEHYRALGRNAARHTYGEAPEPVMVPTHGEALGARFHVRVALLYAIETGLIDLTVHPIELDYRPARPATEAAQ; from the coding sequence ATGACCGATATGCCGCCGAAAGCCGAACCCCAAAGCTCCAATCGCTGGCGCCGCTTCGCGGAATGGGACGAGCGCCCGCTGCGTTACGACCTGTTCGCGGCGGAAAACCCCGAGGCCGGCTTCTCCGTGTTCCGCAGCCCCTATGACCCCGCGCCCTCGCTCAGCATCGAAGGCGGCCGGGTGACGGTCATGGATGGCAAGGCGGAAGCCGATTTCGACATTTTGGACGCCTTCATCGCCGCCCATCACATCGACCCCGTCATGGCCGAGACGGCGATGGCGATGGACCCGGGCGAGATCGCCCGCAGGCTGGTGGATATCAACGTGCCGCGTCAGGAACTTGAGGCACTGGCGCGAGGCCTGACCCCGGCGCGCCTTGCCGAGGTCGTGGGCCGGCTGTCCGCGCTGGAAATCGCCTTCGCCTATTCCAAGATGCGCCAGCGCCAGACTCCCGGCAATCAGGCGCATGTGACCAACGCCAAGGACGACCCGCTGCAGCTCGCCGCCGATGCCGCCGTCGCCGTGGCGCTGGGTTTCGACGAGATCGAGACCACGATGCGCGTCTCCTCCAATAGCTGGGCCAATGCGCTGGCCTGTACGGTGGGAGCGGCGGTGGGGCGCGGCGGGGTGCTGTTCCAGTGCTCCATCGAGGAAGCGGAGGAGTTGCAGATCGGCCTTGCCGGTCTCGCCTCCTATGCCGAGACGGTCTCCGTCTACGGAACCGAGCGCGCCTTCATCGATGGCGACGACACGCCGTGGTCAAAGGCGCTGCTCACGGCCGCCTATGCCTCGCGCGGCATCAAGGCGCGCTGCACCTCCGGCGCGGCGGCCGAGCTTCTGATGGGCTTTCACGAGCAGCGCTCGCTGCTTTATCTCGAAGCGCGGTGCCTGTGCCTGCAGCGGGCGATGGGCGTGCAGGGCACGCAGAATGGCGGCATTGACGGCGCCCCGCTCACCGCCTCCATGGCCGGCGGGGTGCGCGAATTGATGGCGGAGAACCTCATCGCCGTCTGGCTCGGGCTCGAATGCGCCTCCGGCAATGATTGCCGCACCAGCGAGTCGGAAATCCGTGTCGGCGCCAAGATCACGCCCTATCTGCTGGCCGGCTCCGACCTCATTTGTTCCGGCTTCGGCTCGATCAAGAAGTACGACAATTCGTTCAACCCCTCGCTGTTCAATGGCGAGGAGATAGAGGACTACCTGCTGCTCCAGCGCGATTTCCAGACCGATGGCGGCCTCACCCCGGTGGAGGAGGACCAGGTGCTGGGCCTGCGCGTGCGGGCGGTGGAAGCGCTGGCGGCGGTGATGGACGAGCTGGGCCTCGGCACCGTGCCGCGGGCGCGGATGATGTCCGTCGTGTTCGCCTCCGGCTCGGAGGAGACGCAGAGCTACAGCGCTGGCGAGGTGACGCCGATCAGCGCCGCCATCAAGGCGCGCGGCATCACCGCGCTCGATGTGGTGCGGGCGCTGGCGCGGCGCGGCTACACCGAGGAGGCGGAAAACCTGCTCCTCATGCTGCGCCAGCGCATTTCCGGAGACTATCTCCAGACCTCCGCTTTGGTGCGCGACGGGCGGGTGCTGAGCGCGATCAACGACCCCAACGATTATCGCGGCCCCGGCACCGGCTACCGCATGCCCGAGCCGCGCTGGCAGGCCGTGCAGGGCATCCGCAACGTGCTCACCCGCGAGCGGGTGCTGGCGGCGGAAAATGTCGTTGGCGAGGCGGTGGGCCAGGCGGCGGGCGAGGCGGACTGGCTGGTGCCGGCTGGCGTCGCGGCGAAGGGCAGCGATCCGCATGAGGTGGTGATCGGCGTCAGCCCGGCCTTCGCCCGGCAGCTGCACCAGACCACGGCCGGCCATGCGCTCGCCGACGTGGTGGCGGCGCTGGTCGGCGGCATCGAGGCGGGAGGCGGCACGGCGCGGCTGGTGCGGATGATGCACACCGCCGATACCTCCTTCCTCGGCCTCGCCGCCGCAAGACTGTCGGGCTCCGGCTTCGGCATCGGCATACAGGCCAAGGGCACGACCGTGCTGCACCAGGCCGACCGCATGCCGCACATGAATCTCGAACTGTTTTCCAATGCCCCGCTGACCGGGTTGGAGCATTACCGTGCTCTCGGCCGCAACGCCGCCCGCCACACCTACGGCGAGGCGCCCGAGCCGGTGATGGTGCCCACCCATGGCGAGGCGCTCGGCGCGCGCTTCCATGTGCGGGTGGCGCTGCTCTATGCCATCGAGACCGGTCTCATCGATCTCACTGTCCACCCCATCGAACTCGACTACCGCCCCGCCCGGCCGGCGACGGAGGCTGCCCAATGA
- a CDS encoding carbohydrate kinase family protein: MAHVLVIGSINVDRLWRLTAPLRAGERLTRGEITLRLGGGGFNTGAALRALGHRVTLVATLSTDDAGRACRSQLEAMGFDLRALRDTDAPTVPLDILIGPEGERTIIAATTTEARRLTSLPALEADIAYVNLRRAAPGLLEALAARLPVVAQVPLERTECRPAQVLIASSADHALFTGANAFQQARAIGGDDLRALVVTQGAGPVLLCEAERHTTLPVPALAAPTETTGAGDAFAAGFIDGWLAGSPAAAAARRGIEIAGRVLAGAPGFERPPALPLATVLAAAD; this comes from the coding sequence ATGGCGCATGTGCTGGTGATCGGAAGCATCAATGTCGATCGCCTCTGGCGGCTGACCGCGCCGCTGCGCGCCGGCGAACGGCTGACGCGGGGCGAGATCACGCTGCGCCTCGGCGGTGGCGGCTTCAACACCGGGGCGGCGCTGCGCGCGCTCGGCCACCGCGTGACGCTGGTGGCGACGCTCTCCACCGACGACGCCGGCCGCGCCTGCCGGAGCCAGCTTGAGGCGATGGGGTTCGACCTGCGCGCCTTGCGCGACACGGATGCGCCCACCGTCCCGCTCGACATTCTCATCGGGCCGGAGGGGGAACGGACCATCATCGCCGCCACCACGACGGAAGCGCGGCGGCTCACCAGCCTGCCCGCGCTGGAGGCCGACATCGCCTATGTCAATCTCCGCCGCGCCGCGCCGGGCCTGCTGGAAGCGCTGGCCGCGCGCCTGCCGGTGGTGGCGCAGGTGCCGCTTGAGCGCACGGAATGCCGGCCGGCACAGGTGCTCATCGCCTCCAGCGCCGACCATGCGCTGTTCACCGGGGCGAATGCCTTTCAACAGGCGCGGGCGATCGGCGGCGACGACCTGCGCGCGCTGGTGGTGACGCAGGGCGCGGGGCCGGTGCTGCTGTGCGAGGCGGAGCGGCACACGACGCTCCCGGTGCCTGCGCTGGCCGCGCCCACGGAAACGACCGGAGCGGGCGACGCCTTCGCCGCCGGCTTCATCGATGGCTGGCTCGCCGGCTCGCCGGCGGCGGCCGCGGCGCGGCGGGGCATCGAGATCGCCGGGCGGGTGCTGGCCGGCGCCCCGGGTTTCGAACGCCCGCCGGCGCTGCCGCTCGCCACGGTGCTCGCCGCCGCCGACTGA
- a CDS encoding diol dehydratase small subunit, with translation MSAKPLSDLDLYPVAEKAPERVTTPTGKPLSALTLEAVLAGEVGNEDIAITPEALILQANIARAAGRATLAENFERAADLVRVPQDLILDTYELLRPGRARDAQQLLDRAVLLRRDYGATRVAALIEEAAAVYAKRGLFVKRY, from the coding sequence ATGAGCGCGAAACCCTTGAGCGATCTCGACCTCTACCCCGTCGCCGAAAAGGCCCCGGAGCGGGTGACGACGCCCACCGGCAAGCCGCTTTCCGCCCTGACATTGGAGGCCGTGCTCGCCGGCGAGGTCGGCAATGAGGACATCGCCATCACCCCTGAGGCATTGATATTGCAGGCGAATATCGCCCGAGCGGCGGGGCGCGCGACACTGGCGGAGAATTTCGAGCGCGCCGCTGATCTGGTGCGCGTGCCGCAGGACCTCATCCTCGACACCTATGAGCTGCTGCGTCCCGGCCGCGCCCGTGATGCCCAGCAGCTTCTCGACCGGGCGGTGCTTCTGCGCCGCGACTACGGCGCCACCCGCGTCGCCGCCCTCATCGAGGAAGCCGCCGCCGTTTATGCCAAGCGCGGCCTCTTCGTGAAGAGATACTGA
- a CDS encoding BON domain-containing protein — MPDAELNRRLRDAVERILRDAEVEVGICRDKRIITLTGRVPTRGLQISIEDAVGRLAGGFTIVNQVKVEPPLYCRTVRLH; from the coding sequence ATGCCGGATGCCGAGCTTAACCGCCGCCTGCGCGACGCCGTGGAGCGCATTCTGAGGGATGCCGAGGTGGAAGTCGGCATCTGCCGCGACAAGCGCATCATCACCCTCACCGGGCGCGTGCCGACGCGCGGCCTGCAAATCAGCATCGAGGATGCGGTCGGCCGCCTCGCCGGCGGGTTCACCATCGTCAACCAGGTGAAGGTCGAGCCACCGCTCTATTGTCGGACCGTGCGGCTGCATTGA